Part of the Longimicrobiaceae bacterium genome, TTCGCGACGTTGACACCGTCGACGATGACCTTCGCCTTCTCGGGCAGCACGCGCGTGACGTTGCCTTCCTTGCCGCGGTCCTTGCCGGTGAGCACGCGGACCCGGTCGCCCTTCTTGATTCGTAGACCACTCATCACAGAACCTCAGGGGCGAGAGAGACGATGCGCATGAACTTCTTGTCGCGCAGCTCGCGGCCCACCGGGCCGAAGATACGCGTGGCGCGGGGCTCGCCCGCGTCGTTGATGATGACGGCCGCGTTCTCGTCGAACTTGATGTACGAGCCGTCCTTGCGGCGCACGTTGCTGGTGGTGCGCACGACCACCGCCTTCGCCACGTCGCCCTTCTTCACGGTGCCGTCGGGAAGCGCGTCCTTGACCGCCACGATGACGATGTCACCGATGGAGGCGTAGCGCCGCTTGCTCCCGCCCAGCACGCGGATCACCAGGGCGCGCTTGGCGCCGCTGTTGTCCGCGATCCTGACCATCGACTCTTGCTGTAGCATGGTTTCCCCGGTTAAGCCGAGAGCCGCGCGCGCGGGCCAGGTTCAGGCCCGCGCGGCGCCGCCCCGCTGAATTATCTCGCCCGCTCGATGACTTCGCTGACGCGCCAGCGCTTCAGCTTGCTGAGGGGCCGCGTCTCGGTGATGCGGACCACGTCGCCCACGTGGTAGTCGTTGTTCTCGTCGTGGGCGTGGTACTTCTTGGTGCGCGTCACCTGCTTGCCGTACAGCGGGTGGGCGTAGCGGCGCTCGACCACCACCACCACGGTCTTGTCCATGCGGTCGGACACCACGACGCCCGTACGCGTCTTCCGGCGGCCGCGCTCCTGGGCTGCGGTCTCGTTGTTCTCGGCGTTCATCAGCGGGCGTCCTGGGTCGCGGTGTTCCGCTCGCCCAGCACCGTCTTCAGACGGGCGACGTCGCGGCGGATGGTGCGGAGCAGGATCGGGCTCTCGAGCTGCTGCGTGGCCGAGCGGAACCGCAGGCGGAACTGCTCCTCCTGGAGCTGCTCGATGCGCTCCTCGATCTCCTGCGTGGTCATCTCACGGATCTCGGTGCCGTTCACGCTTCACCTCCCTGGGCGGCGGCGGCCATCGGCGCGGCGCTCTCCGAGGACGCGGCGGCCGCTGCGGCCTCCACGTGCTCGCGCACCACGATCTTGCACTTCACCGGCAGCTTGGCGGCGGCCAGCGACAGCGCGCGCTTCGCGACGTCGGGGGCCACGCCCTCCAGCTCGAACATGATGCGGCCGGGCCTGACCACGGCGACCCATCCTTCGGGGTTGCCCTTGCCCTTGCCCATGCGCACCTCGAGCGGCTTCTTCGTGATCGACTTGTCCGGGAAGATCCGGATCCAGACCTTGCCGCCACGCTTGATGTGGCGGGTCATGGCGATACGGGCGGCCTCGATCGAGCGGTTGCTGATCCAGCCGGGCTCGAGCGCCTGCAGGCCGTAGTCGCCGAAAGCGACGTAGTTGCCGCGCGTGGCCTTGCCACGCATGCGGCCCTTCATCTGCTTGCGGAACTTTACTCTCTTGGGAGCGAGCATGGTTGTCTATCCTCTCAGGCGTCCGACGAGTACGTGCGGCCGCGGCGGTTCTCGACGACCTCGCCCTTGAACACCCACACCTTCACCCCGATGGTGCCGTAGGTGGTGCGGGCGGTCGACTGTGCGTAGTTGATGTCGGCGCGCAGGGTCTGGAGCGGGATGCGCCCCTCCTTGTACCCCTCGGTCCGTGCGATCTCGGCGCCGTTGAGGCGGCCGGCCAGCTGCACCTTGATGCCCTCGGCGCCGGCGCGCATGGCGTTCTGCACCGAGCGCTTCATGGCGCGGCGGAACGAGACGCGCTGCACCAGCTGGTGGGCGATGCTGTCGGCGACGAGCTGCGCCTCGATCTCGGGGCGCTTGACCTCCTCGACGTTGATCGCCACCTCGCCCTTGCTGAGGCGGCCCAGCTCGTCGCGGAGCTTGTCCACCTCGCTGCCGCCCTTGCCGATCACCACGCCCGGACGGGCGGTGTGCACGGTGATGATCACCTTGCCCGGCTTGCGCTCGATCTCGATCTCGGAGATGGAGGCATGCCCCAGGCGCTGGTTCAGGTACTTGCGGATCTTCTCGTCTTCCATGAGAAGCTGCGGGAAGTTGCGCTCGGCGTACCAGCGCGACTTCCACGTAGCGACGATTCCGAGACGGAACCCGATGGGGTGAGTCTTCTGTCCCACGGCTACTCCTTGCGGTCGACGATGATGGTGACGTGGCTGGTCCGCTTGATGATCGGCGTCGCGCGGCCCATGGCGCGCGGCGAGAACCGCTTCAGCACGGGGCCGCCGTTGACGTACGCTTCACGAACCACCAGGTCGTCCTCGTCCAGGAAGGAGCCCGTGGCGTCCGCCTTCTGCCGCGCGTTGGCGACTGCGGACCGCAGGAGCTTCTCGATCGGCGTGGTCGACGCCTTCTTCGAGAACTTGAGGATCGAATAGGCCTCGTTGACCCCGCGGCCGCGGATCAGGTCCATCACGAGGCGCATCTTGCGCGGCGACATGCCGACGCCGTTGGCCGTTGCACGAGCTTGCATGATTGATATCTCCTTGGGCTCGTGTTTAGCGGGCCTTGGCACGCTTGTCGACGAGCTTGCCGCCGTGCCCGCGGAACATGCGGGTCGGGGCGAACTCGCCGAGCTTGTGCCCGACCATGTTCTCCGTGAGGTACACCGGGATGAACTTGTTCCCGTTGTGCACGGCCAGGGTGTGGCCGATGAAGTCCGGCGTGATGGTGGAGCTGCGCGACCAGGTCTTGACGACCCGCTTCTCGCTGCGCTCGTTCATCGCGCGGACCTTCTTGAGGAGGCTCTCCTCTACGAAGGGCCCTTTCTTGAGGCTTCTTGGCATTTCCTCTCGCTCTTAGTCGGACCCGCGGTTTCAGTCCCGCGGGTGGAGTCCACGTGGAATCCAGTGGTGGACGCGATTCGGGATAGAAGGGCCTGCGCCCCCCGCCCCTGAAAAGACGGCCTGCCGCGGCGCCCGAGCGGACGCCGCGGCCCTGCCCTGCTACTTGGTCGCCCGGCCGCGCTTGCGGCCGCGGACGATCAGGCGGTTCGACGACTTCTTGTTCTTGCGCGTCTTCACGCCCTCGCGCTTGCCCCACGGCGAGACCGGGGGACGGCCGCCGGACGTCTTGCCCTCGCCGCCGCCCAGGGGGTGGTCGACGGGGTTCATGGCGACGCCGCGCACCTTGGGGCGCTTGCCCTTCCAGCGGTTGGCGCCGGCCTTGCCCACCGACTGCAGCTCGTGGTCGACGTTGCCGACCTGCCCGATGGTGGCCATGCACTCGCGGCGCACCAGGCGCACCTCGGTGCTGGGCATGCGGAGGGTGACGTACTCGCCCTCCTTGGCCGCGATCTGCACGCCGGCGCCGGCTGAGCGGGCCATCTGGCCGCCCTTGCCCGGACGCAGCTCCACGTTGTGCACCGTGGTGCCCAGCGGGATCTCGGAGAGCGGCATGGAGTTGCCGGTGCGGATGTCCGACCCGCTCCCGGCCACCACCTCGTCGCCCACCTTCAGGTTGCGCGGGTGCAGGATGTAGCGCTTCTCGCCGTCCGAATAGTGGATCAGCGCGATGTTGGCGGTGCGGTTCGGATCGTACTCGATGGTCGCCACGCGGCCCACGACGCCGGCCTTGTTGCGCTTGAAGTCGATGATCCGGTAGATCCGCTTGTGGCCGCCACCGCGACGGCGCGACGTGATGCGGCCGTGGTGGTTGCGTCCGCCGCTCTTGGAGATCTTCTCGGTGAGCGCCTTCTCGGGGCGCCCGTCGTGCGTGATCTCGCTGAACGTGTTGATGGCGCGGAAGCGCGTGCCGGCCGTGACCGGCTTGAACTGCTTGGTCGGCATGGCTTTAGACTCCTTCAAAAAGCTCGATGGTGTCGCCTGCCGCCAGCGTGACGACCGCCTTCTTCCAAGAAGCCTTCCGCCCGGTGTACTTGCCGACGCGGCGCTCCTTGCCCGCGTAGTGCATGGTGCGGACGTTGGCGACCTTCACGTTGAACTGCTTCTCGACCGCGCCGGCGATCTCGATCTTGTTGGCGTCCTTGGCCACCACGAAGGTGTAGGCGCCCAGGCGGTCCAGCTGGTCGTGGCTCTTCTCGGTCACGATGGGCTTGACCAGGATCTCGTGCACCTTACGCATTGGCCACCTCGGCTTCCTGTGCGGCGCCGGCCGGGCGCAGCGCGTCGGCCTCGATGACGAGGAGCTTGGCGCGGAGCACGTCGTACGCCGAGGCCAGGGCCATCGGCATCACGTCGACGTCGGGAAGGTTACGGGCCGAGAGGACCACCTTCTCGTTGCTGCCCTGCGTGAGCACCAGCACGCGGCGCTCGCCGCCCATCTTCGCCACCAGCTCGGCCATGTGGCTGGTCTTGGGCGCGTCGAAGTCAAAGCGCTCGATGACCACCACCTGGTCCTGCAGGGCGCGCGAGCTGAACGCCGAGCGGCGGGCCAGCTGGCGGACCTTCTTGGGCACGTCCTGCCGATACGAGCGCGGGTGCGGGCCGAAGACGATGCCGCCGCCGCGCCAGTGCGGGGCGCGGATCGAGCCCTGGCGCG contains:
- the rpmC gene encoding 50S ribosomal protein L29, with protein sequence MNGTEIREMTTQEIEERIEQLQEEQFRLRFRSATQQLESPILLRTIRRDVARLKTVLGERNTATQDAR
- the rplP gene encoding 50S ribosomal protein L16 gives rise to the protein MLAPKRVKFRKQMKGRMRGKATRGNYVAFGDYGLQALEPGWISNRSIEAARIAMTRHIKRGGKVWIRIFPDKSITKKPLEVRMGKGKGNPEGWVAVVRPGRIMFELEGVAPDVAKRALSLAAAKLPVKCKIVVREHVEAAAAAASSESAAPMAAAAQGGEA
- the rplV gene encoding 50S ribosomal protein L22, whose protein sequence is MQARATANGVGMSPRKMRLVMDLIRGRGVNEAYSILKFSKKASTTPIEKLLRSAVANARQKADATGSFLDEDDLVVREAYVNGGPVLKRFSPRAMGRATPIIKRTSHVTIIVDRKE
- the rplB gene encoding 50S ribosomal protein L2 — translated: MPTKQFKPVTAGTRFRAINTFSEITHDGRPEKALTEKISKSGGRNHHGRITSRRRGGGHKRIYRIIDFKRNKAGVVGRVATIEYDPNRTANIALIHYSDGEKRYILHPRNLKVGDEVVAGSGSDIRTGNSMPLSEIPLGTTVHNVELRPGKGGQMARSAGAGVQIAAKEGEYVTLRMPSTEVRLVRRECMATIGQVGNVDHELQSVGKAGANRWKGKRPKVRGVAMNPVDHPLGGGEGKTSGGRPPVSPWGKREGVKTRKNKKSSNRLIVRGRKRGRATK
- the rplN gene encoding 50S ribosomal protein L14 codes for the protein MLQQESMVRIADNSGAKRALVIRVLGGSKRRYASIGDIVIVAVKDALPDGTVKKGDVAKAVVVRTTSNVRRKDGSYIKFDENAAVIINDAGEPRATRIFGPVGRELRDKKFMRIVSLAPEVL
- a CDS encoding KOW motif-containing protein, with the protein product MSGLRIKKGDRVRVLTGKDRGKEGNVTRVLPEKAKVIVDGVNVA
- the rpsS gene encoding 30S ribosomal protein S19, producing the protein MPRSLKKGPFVEESLLKKVRAMNERSEKRVVKTWSRSSTITPDFIGHTLAVHNGNKFIPVYLTENMVGHKLGEFAPTRMFRGHGGKLVDKRAKAR
- the rplD gene encoding 50S ribosomal protein L4, encoding MLNARYFTAAGEAGEPVQLPEELFDGFVHEAALHQTIKAYLANQRHGNASTKTRAFVSGGARKPWRQKGTGRARQGSIRAPHWRGGGIVFGPHPRSYRQDVPKKVRQLARRSAFSSRALQDQVVVIERFDFDAPKTSHMAELVAKMGGERRVLVLTQGSNEKVVLSARNLPDVDVMPMALASAYDVLRAKLLVIEADALRPAGAAQEAEVANA
- the rplW gene encoding 50S ribosomal protein L23; the encoded protein is MRKVHEILVKPIVTEKSHDQLDRLGAYTFVVAKDANKIEIAGAVEKQFNVKVANVRTMHYAGKERRVGKYTGRKASWKKAVVTLAAGDTIELFEGV
- the rpsQ gene encoding 30S ribosomal protein S17: MNAENNETAAQERGRRKTRTGVVVSDRMDKTVVVVVERRYAHPLYGKQVTRTKKYHAHDENNDYHVGDVVRITETRPLSKLKRWRVSEVIERAR
- the rpsC gene encoding 30S ribosomal protein S3, which produces MGQKTHPIGFRLGIVATWKSRWYAERNFPQLLMEDEKIRKYLNQRLGHASISEIEIERKPGKVIITVHTARPGVVIGKGGSEVDKLRDELGRLSKGEVAINVEEVKRPEIEAQLVADSIAHQLVQRVSFRRAMKRSVQNAMRAGAEGIKVQLAGRLNGAEIARTEGYKEGRIPLQTLRADINYAQSTARTTYGTIGVKVWVFKGEVVENRRGRTYSSDA